In Plodia interpunctella isolate USDA-ARS_2022_Savannah chromosome 4, ilPloInte3.2, whole genome shotgun sequence, the sequence CACTTACAATGATAGAAACTATCCACAGTATTCTATCTAGAACGAGGCCTTGTTTTGTCTACTCGTTTATCGGCATCTCTGCCTCCAGGGGATAAAGCTATTTTGGTACTCTGAAGCAATAACACGCAATCAGGTAATCCTAATTGCTTGTTGATGGAATTGCTGCTTTGATTAGTTTACTAATATCACATTTTGCCATATTTGTGTTTCGCTTCAGGATAAATACGGTTTGCGGTTACACAAGTCATAATAATTGGGTTGGtagaaaaaagttataaaacatttactgTGGCACTAACAATAGTGCTTTATTTTAGTGCTACAATTAACATAAGTTCACCATGGCATTAATCGTTTATGCCATTATTGATACGTCTCATAAAGTTACTTGCTGCTGCTGCAAAGCTACGAAATTCTCTACATCGTAGCAGACGCGTAGCACTTTCGCTACGATTTTGCTCCGTGTAGTTATAGTGTCATAGGGTAACTCAACAGATatatatgaatgaatattgtGAATTCTatctgtaaatattattacattagcATGCGAACAGTACAATTTATtcacatttcaatttattttaaagagttTTCTTAAGATTTCTAGTAATACCTTTATTCGATATAAAGATATCTagattcaaaatattataaataaaatatctattaactGTTTAAAGATTATACAGGTAACCATAGTAATATGGTACAGAATCGAACTGGCTCGGAACCAAGCAAATTGCAACGCaatatcatttattgcaaagttttaGTATCCGAACCGCAGGAAGAATCtatattacagttttataggtaacctattataaaataaagaaagtacAGAAGGAAAGATATCAAggtattttatcacaaatattaACAACTGTGTTTCcacttttagtattttttaaattaacgaaTTCATAAATGAACTCCTAACAACTGCTAACAAATGCTATTgctttgtaaaaattaataacgttTACAAAGAGAATAACTGTcgagaataataatataaacactgCAAATAATACTTCTCTTACAAGCATATATAGATCTGTTGCCTCCATAATTTGCCACCATATCGCTTCGAAATTCAGTGGCCATTTGTGGCGCCTTGACTTACCCCCGTATTTTATATTCTCTAACTCCTCTGTCAATATCCTTAGCTCCGGATTTGATAAATCACCGAGCTGCAACACGAATGAAAGTCAGTAGAGTaaagatgaaaaataacgTGAAGCATTTATCGTGCCATCGAACCGTCTAGCTTTCCGCTTGTGTCTTATATAGTATCGCTAATCGGGTATCGCTATCGATTGACACAACTTTTACtggtatatatagatatatatcttTCATGGTGGTCTgcgaagaaataaaaaaaacatagaatgtgcAGATTCTAAAAGTTAATCAAGGGAAAGGATTATTAACTAAAGATTTTTGATAGGTGATAGACTAGGAACATATTACTATTGAATCTCAATACCACCAATAAACCCGCCGTACAGCTAAATGTGTTTCGCAGTGTGTTTACCTTCGAGCTTCGCAACTCATTGCTCTGTCTACTCCGAAAGggatgtataaaaaaaataattcttccTTTCACATTGTCTAGATTACAtggtaaaatacttataacaataataaaaatgaactcattaacataaatattataccttCGATTATATCATTTTCGTGGGTTTATTTTTCTCTCGCATTAAACTTCTCTATTAAAGTGATCTTTGATGTACAATGTCTAGAGGATGCGCTATTTTTGGGCATGTGCAAAGAAAACTGCTTACTATTCAAGTAAAGCTATACGTGCGAAATATAATGACAACGTTGGTAAACACGTCCCCTTGGGCGCAACATCTGAGGGACAGACCCCTCATTAAGGGAAGTCATAAAACGATCGAATCGTCCCACACAAGAAATTCCTAACCTTATTTACGAGACAAGTTTACGTTCGAGCGGTTAACATTCAATGTTTAAGATATCCCTACAATGTAAACTATTGTGAATCATGTTGGATAGTCAACGTTCAAATGGAAAGACTAGAAGTGGgttacacaatatttattattaataatttaattttatcaataattttttgagACGCTTGTATGCGATggaaaatttatgtaattaatactttaaatttattttgatgagcagtaaataaataacgctGTCGTAATCATGCTAATTAAATTGCCCATAGCATTCACTTAACTGTATCTACGGAAGTCACACCCTTCAGTTTGCACAAACTCATCAGAAGctactaaataaaacacaccCACCACACGGCAATTAATTGAAACCGTAGTGCATTGTTGTGTTGATCCCTCCAAGTGACTGGCGATATACTTTACCACCTTCATTTAGTCACTTCTTAATTTGTACTAATAGCTTTAACGGCTAATCCAACAGGGCACAGAAAAGTCCAATTTCCTTAATTAACTGCGCTCAGTTGGTCGGAATAAGGTTGAGGCTATGAATAGGTGCGGCCGACTCGATAACACTTCGCCTCTAATATCCATTACATGAAAGCGCAATCGCGTCTTTACAAAAATTGCAATTCACTTATTCATCAAATTACTGCCACGCCACACTTTTTTGTTTCctttaaaaacaatagaagATCTTCGTttactttcaaatatttttatcgtcCATTCATGCGAATGATTAAATCATTTCTTACCTGTAAAAGTAATGAAATTGAAACAATTCCTTGAGCTTTATGTAGAGCTTCGGAGAAGTTGGAATAAAGCTGCGAATTGAAACCAAATATTTGAATCTGTAACAAAAGGAAATCGTATATCTATATTAGATTTATGTGATGTACTGTTTACACTTCAaaagtttacttttaaaaatatatcgtgAATTAAGAAATGCGCGGTGAGTTTCTTTTTAAAGGTAATCGTAATGGTGTATAAAAGCAAACCGCACGAGAGTAGACACATGATTTCGGATTTAACGTGGCTGCGTGAGAATTTGTCACATAAATAAACAGGAGCCATGCTTGAGTTAGCTCACAGTCGTTCGTCGGGATTACATTTGGGATTTGAGCATCTCGAGGAAGGCGGCGCGGACGATGCGTGTAAAAACATCTGTTACGCTTTCTTTGGAGACCCCTCCGAAGACACGATAACATTTTATCATGTTACATGTTTATCCCAGATTTACCTTGCCTATTCACTTGTGTTACGCTATTTACTTTGCGTGTCTTCATTCGCTCTTCGTTTTAGTGAATTGAGTTTTTTTCAGTGAGTTTTTTGCACACATTCCTCATAggtagaaattataaataggtacctataaaataaatactatttatagcTACTTcctatataaaattcaatgaaatttgaaactaCAACCAATAGCGATCATGAAGTTACATGTACGTACaccatatatttcttttatctatgacactattgacaataaacattttcaaaacgaaatttcaatcaaacataatcaaatatatatattttattaaaacatttttaacgaGTATCTCCTTAAGTAATCATGAGGcaatcatataataaatacgtaatttGGCAGGTAATTAACCGCGATTTGTGTTTGATATTCATGAGTGCGTGCGCAAGCAATTACTGTTCGTGTATCGAGATGTTTGCTCTGTGAAACTTCACGGGAGCAGAACGTTATGCGCATTGAgcagattaaataattacgATTGTAAGTTGGAACTAACCGCAAGTCTTTGTTTAACATAGAACTTTAACGATTTTCACCTAATTAAGCAGCTTTTGTTTGAAAGTTTtataactgaaaaaaaaaactatattatgatatttttttcaatttcaatgaaCAAGCAGAGACATCTGGATAATCCATTTAATTTCGCGGACAAGTTTAGATATAGAAGAAAATGGCTGGATATAGAAAATAGATGTCGAGTGTTTAAATAAGTGTTCACAAAAGAGGTGAAAACACATTATATTTCATGATACATGGATAAACGCGCATGTCCAAAATATACTACAAAACTACATCAAGTCGGCTCATCCGTTCAGCTACTACGATACCATGGACAGacacatatacatagatacacagatacacagatacacagaaATGTGATCGTCGGTTAAAAACTAACCTCAGCAGGAAACGAATATCCGTTGATGGCGTGTTCGGATCCAAACTGGTCGTGCAGGCCATAATGTATGTGGATCTCATGGAACTGGTACTTGTATGAGAGCGGGCCTCCCGTGATGTTGATGTGGTGCCGCGTCTCATTTTCCACGGTGAAGATCACCGAATGGCCCGTGTTGGTGATCAACCCATTTATCTGGTGAAAAAAATGGGTTGAGTCCATACCACGAAAGAAGGCTGATATATTACTGATAACAAGACCTTTTGGAAAAGTAAACCATTCAGGAGTGTAGaccgtttaaaaaaatgcactAACTGGGAAAGTAGTGGCGTGGACTCTAGTTTTAACAATGAACTGTGATATTGTGTTTCTAATTATTGCTCTGTTTTGACGTTTTTGGATATCGACCAATGGGTAACAATACGTACCTACTAAAActatgaaagaaaattttggCTTGATTACttatgtgcgtgtggtctgagggcccacttcttgattACTCACCCTATGCTTATCTATGTGTAAATAGCGTAGGTTTGGGTCGAAGAGCAGCTTGTCTGGCTCCAAGTTGACGGGAGACTGCCGCCGGCCCTTGTTGCAGAGCGACCATTCTGGGTTGATGAGACCCCAGAACGCTGGACCTTGTtgtgcataaataaaaatatatgtataaataacacatattgagttagcccccaaagtaagtttgagacatGTGTGTGACTTGtgacatccaagacccaggccaatctgaaaaatataattttctttctagACCTGACCGGAGATGGAAACCGGCACCTTCAATAATACAGctaaactttatataatatttttttagtaagtacattttatattatggcATTCGAAAACTACCTTTGAGTG encodes:
- the LOC128669479 gene encoding carbonic anhydrase-related protein 10 encodes the protein MHSLRAATASAILQILLSLSAVSGVSWEEWWTYDGISGPAFWGLINPEWSLCNKGRRQSPVNLEPDKLLFDPNLRYLHIDKHRINGLITNTGHSVIFTVENETRHHINITGGPLSYKYQFHEIHIHYGLHDQFGSEHAINGYSFPAEIQIFGFNSQLYSNFSEALHKAQGIVSISLLLQLGDLSNPELRILTEELENIKYGGAEMPVNKLSVRGLLPDTDYYMTYDGSTTAPACFETVTWIIINKPIYITKQQLHGLRRLMQGDARHPKAPLGNNFRPPQPLHHRAVRTNIDFDLSKYPGKTCPSMHRDMHYKAKTWTQY